Proteins from a single region of Runella sp. SP2:
- the nagB gene encoding glucosamine-6-phosphate deaminase yields MIQAQAADSNLSNGMVGQAITYEKIPTQIYADAKDASRAVAQEIADLIRAKQKEGKNCVLGLATGSSPKTVYAELIKMHREEGLSFKNVVSFNLDEYYPMQPDSIHSYVRFMREQLFDHVDIPKENYFIPDGTVPSALIADFAQRYDNKMNAMGGIDFQLLGIGGNGHIGFNEPGSLINSRTRLMTLDHSTRAAAAMEFGGLHHVPKKAITMGVSSIMNAKRVVLLAWGERKAPMIKSSVEGPVSELVPASYLQAHPNVAFFVDTRAASELTRVKSPWLVDTVEWDNSMIKKAVTHLSLTLQKPILKLTTKDYNDNGMSDMLAAHGSAYDININVFNQLQHTITGWPGGKPNADDTHRPERAHPAKKRVILFSPHPDDDIISMGGTFQRLVDQGHEVHVAYQTSGNIAVADDEAFRFIDFVVDYNQKFGIESPAAMKIFDDAKAFLKTKKDSEIDTPEVRYVKGIIRRGEAKATCRFVGTEHFHFLDMPFYETGTVQKKPIGPEDVKIIADLIEEIKPHQIYAAGDFADPHGTHKVCWDAIEAALGQLKHKNFMKDCWVWLYRGAWAEWDIHEIEMAVPMSPDQVVKKRMGIFKHQSQKDGVVFQGEDSREFWQRAEERNSGTAKLYDQLGLAEYEAMEAFVRWHF; encoded by the coding sequence ATGATTCAAGCACAAGCCGCTGACAGCAATTTGTCAAACGGTATGGTAGGTCAGGCTATCACCTACGAAAAAATTCCGACTCAGATTTACGCCGATGCCAAAGATGCTTCGCGCGCCGTGGCGCAAGAAATCGCTGATTTGATTCGGGCTAAGCAGAAGGAAGGCAAAAATTGTGTGTTAGGCTTGGCGACGGGGTCGTCACCTAAAACGGTGTATGCCGAACTCATCAAAATGCACCGCGAAGAAGGATTGAGTTTCAAAAACGTAGTGTCGTTCAATTTGGATGAATACTACCCCATGCAGCCCGATTCGATTCATAGCTACGTGCGTTTTATGCGCGAGCAATTGTTTGACCACGTGGACATTCCTAAGGAAAATTACTTTATTCCCGACGGAACGGTACCTTCGGCGCTTATCGCTGATTTTGCCCAGCGTTACGACAACAAAATGAACGCAATGGGCGGTATCGACTTTCAACTTCTTGGAATTGGAGGAAACGGTCACATTGGTTTTAACGAACCAGGCTCGTTGATTAACTCACGTACCCGTTTGATGACGCTCGACCACTCTACCCGCGCTGCTGCGGCGATGGAGTTTGGAGGGCTTCACCATGTACCCAAAAAAGCGATTACGATGGGAGTTTCGTCCATCATGAACGCCAAACGGGTGGTGTTGCTGGCATGGGGCGAGCGCAAAGCCCCCATGATTAAGTCGTCGGTAGAGGGCCCCGTGAGCGAGCTTGTGCCTGCGTCGTACTTGCAAGCACATCCTAACGTGGCGTTTTTTGTAGATACGCGGGCGGCTTCAGAACTAACCCGAGTGAAATCACCGTGGTTGGTGGATACCGTTGAATGGGACAATTCAATGATTAAGAAGGCGGTAACGCATCTTTCATTGACCCTTCAAAAACCAATTTTGAAACTCACTACCAAAGATTACAATGACAATGGTATGAGTGATATGTTGGCTGCTCACGGTTCTGCATACGATATTAATATCAACGTTTTCAATCAGTTACAACATACCATCACAGGATGGCCAGGAGGTAAACCAAACGCCGATGATACGCACCGCCCTGAGCGCGCGCATCCTGCGAAAAAACGCGTGATTCTCTTCAGCCCACACCCCGACGATGACATTATTTCGATGGGAGGGACGTTCCAGCGTTTGGTGGACCAAGGACACGAGGTTCACGTTGCGTACCAAACGTCAGGGAACATTGCCGTGGCCGACGACGAGGCGTTCCGCTTTATCGACTTTGTGGTGGATTACAACCAGAAATTCGGTATCGAAAGCCCTGCCGCGATGAAGATTTTTGATGACGCAAAAGCGTTTTTGAAAACGAAAAAAGACAGCGAAATAGATACGCCAGAAGTACGTTACGTGAAAGGCATCATTCGTCGCGGAGAAGCAAAAGCAACGTGCCGTTTTGTCGGAACGGAGCATTTTCATTTCCTCGACATGCCGTTCTACGAAACAGGTACGGTACAGAAAAAGCCAATTGGCCCAGAGGACGTCAAAATCATTGCCGATTTGATTGAGGAAATCAAGCCACACCAAATCTACGCAGCGGGCGACTTTGCCGACCCTCACGGAACCCACAAAGTATGCTGGGATGCCATTGAAGCGGCTTTGGGACAATTGAAGCACAAAAACTTTATGAAAGATTGCTGGGTGTGGTTGTACCGTGGCGCTTGGGCGGAGTGGGATATTCACGAAATCGAAATGGCGGTGCCAATGAGCCCCGACCAAGTGGTGAAAAAGCGGATGGGTATCTTCAAACACCAATCACAAAAAGACGGAGTGGTGTTTCAAGGGGAAGACTCACGTGAGTTTTGGCAACGTGCCGAAGAACGCAACAGCGGAACGGCCAAACTCTACGACCAGCTTGGCTTGGCCGAATACGAGGCGATGGAAGCCTTCGTTCGTTGGCATTTTTAA
- a CDS encoding copper homeostasis protein CutC — protein MQVEVCAFSIESCLNAQQAGATRIELCGGLYEGGTTPSYGLIKRAREVTTLQLYVMIRPRGGDFCYDDEEFLVMKQDIELAKELGADGVVFGLLLPTGEVDEVRTAELVALAKPLQVTFHRAFDVAKNPFEALEAVIRTGAVRILTSGQENSALDGAELLTQLAKKAAGRIDLMAGSGVNVMNAVQLAQTGVQALHLTGKAARKGQMIYQKEGVSMASVLPTDEYEIIYSDALKIRSVVEAVNDKKDNY, from the coding sequence ATGCAGGTAGAAGTTTGTGCGTTTTCGATAGAGTCGTGTCTGAATGCCCAGCAGGCGGGAGCTACGCGCATTGAGTTATGTGGCGGGTTATACGAAGGAGGAACGACGCCCAGTTATGGGTTGATAAAAAGAGCCAGAGAAGTAACAACGCTTCAACTATACGTCATGATTCGCCCCAGGGGTGGGGATTTTTGTTACGACGACGAAGAGTTTTTAGTAATGAAACAAGACATCGAATTGGCCAAAGAGTTGGGGGCAGATGGTGTCGTATTTGGATTGCTTTTACCAACGGGTGAAGTGGATGAAGTACGTACGGCCGAATTGGTCGCATTAGCGAAGCCTTTGCAAGTAACTTTTCACCGTGCTTTTGACGTGGCCAAAAATCCATTTGAAGCGTTAGAGGCGGTTATTCGGACGGGGGCAGTGCGTATTTTGACGTCGGGACAAGAAAATTCGGCTTTGGACGGCGCGGAGTTATTGACCCAATTAGCCAAAAAAGCCGCAGGACGAATAGACTTAATGGCAGGAAGTGGAGTAAATGTTATGAATGCCGTGCAATTGGCGCAAACAGGCGTGCAAGCACTCCACCTTACGGGTAAGGCCGCTCGAAAAGGCCAAATGATTTATCAGAAAGAAGGAGTGAGTATGGCTTCCGTCTTACCCACCGACGAGTACGAGATTATTTACAGTGATGCCCTCAAAATCAGGTCAGTAGTAGAAGCTGTAAATGATAAAAAAGACAATTATTAA
- a CDS encoding DMT family protein has protein sequence MRTVILLFLSNVFMTTAWYWHLKYKDTDLWKVVVISWLIAFFEYCIAVPANRIGSYEFNAFELKTIQEVVSLVVFVGFAVFYLKEELRWNYLVGFALIILAVFFIFKKW, from the coding sequence ATGCGCACTGTTATTTTGTTATTTCTTTCCAATGTTTTTATGACAACCGCTTGGTATTGGCACCTCAAATACAAAGATACTGACTTGTGGAAGGTGGTGGTTATTAGTTGGTTAATTGCATTTTTTGAGTATTGTATTGCCGTTCCAGCCAATCGAATTGGCTCTTATGAATTCAACGCATTCGAGCTTAAAACCATCCAAGAAGTTGTCAGCTTGGTCGTCTTTGTTGGATTTGCTGTTTTTTACCTCAAAGAAGAACTTCGCTGGAATTATCTTGTGGGTTTTGCCTTGATTATACTTGCGGTATTCTTTATCTTTAAGAAGTGGTAA